The region ggccgCGACGACTGCTAATTCATTtgggttggactctcccaagcgtttagcccacagagtaagcgttagacaaattcattcattccatcgtatctactgagcgcttactgtgtgcagagcactggactaagtgcttagaaagtagaattcggcaacacagtaagcgtttgacgaattcattcattccatcgtatctattgagcgcttactgcgtgcagagcaccggactaagcgcttgggaagtccaattcggcaacagatagagacggtccctacccgacaacgggctcacagtctagaagatacgattgaaagaatgattgagatctcattatggacaggagCCGCGACAACTGCTAATTCAATtgggttggactctcccaagcgcttagcccacagagtaagcgttaggcaaattcattcattccattgtatctattgagcacttactgtgtgcagagcattggactaagcgcttagaaagtacaattcggcaacacagtaagcgtttgacgaattaattcattccatcatatctattgagcgcttactgcatgcagagccctggactaagcgcttgggaagtccaattcggcaacagagacggtccccacccgacaacaggctcacggtctagaagatatgattgaaagaaagattgagagctcattatgggcaggggacacgaCCGCTAATTCatttgtgttggactctcccaagcgcttagcccacacAGTGAGCGTCTGACGAATTCATTCATtgcatcgtatttgttgagcacttactgcgtgcagagcactggactaagtgcttggaaagtacaattcggcaacacggTAAGCATttgacgaattcattcattccatcatatcaattgagcgcttactctgtgcagagcagtggactaagtgcttggaaagtacaattcggcaacacggTAAGCATttgacgaattcattcattccatcgtatctattgagcgcttactgcgtgcatagccctggactaagcgcttgggaagtccaattcagcaacagatagagacggtccctacctgacaacgggctcacgatctagaagatacgattgaaagaatgattgagatctcattatgggcaggggccgCGATGACTGCTAATTCATTTgggatggactctcccaagcacttagcccacagagtaagcgtttgaCGAATTCATTaattccatcgtatctattgagcgcttactgcatgcagagcaccggactaagcgcttgggaagtccaactcggcaacagagacggtccccacccgacaacaggctcacggtctagaagatatgattgaaagaatgattgagagctcattatgggcgggggcCGCGATGACTGCTAATTCATTtgggttggactctcccaagcgcttagcccacacagtgagtgtttgacgaattcattcattccatcgtatatgttgagcgcttactgtgtgcagagcactggactaagcacttgggaagtccagtttggcaacagatagagacggtccctacccaacaacgggctcatggtctagaagatatgattgaaagaaagattgagagctcattatgggcaggggacatgaccGCTAATTCatttgtgttggactctcccaagcgcttagcccacacagtgagcgtttgacgaattcactcattccatcatatctattgagcacttactgtgtgcagagcactggactaagtgcttgtaaagtacaatttggcaacacagtaagcgtttgacgaattcattcattccatcgtatctattgagtgcttactgcgtgcagagcactggactaagcgcttgggaagtacaattcggcaacagatagagatggtccctacccgacaacgggctcacggtctagaagatatgattgaaagaatgattgagagctcattatgggcaggggacgtgaccACTAATTCATTTGGGTTggactctcttaagcgcttagcccACAAAGTAAGCCCACACAGTAAtaatcattccatcgtatctattgagtgcttactgcgtgcagagcactggactaagcgcttgggaagtccaatttggcaacagatagagacggtccctacccgacaacgggctcacggtccagaagataCGATCAAAAGAACGATGGAAAGCCCTATCCGGTCAGGGGACGCGACCACTAATTCATCcgggttggactctcccaagcgcttagcccatagAGTAAGCGTTTGCcgaagtcattcattccatcgtatctgttgagcgcttcccgtgtgcggagcactggactgagcgcttggaaagtacaattcagccacacgGTAAGCGTTTGCCAAATTCCTTCATTCCATTGCATCCGTTGTGCacctcctgcatgcagagcaccggactaagcacttgggaagtccagttcggcaacagagacggtccctacccaatgacgggctcacggtccggaCGATACGAGGCCGCGGCCGTCGATTCGGTCGGGTGGGCCTCTCCGGCGGTCCGCGCCGGGTCGATTCGACGACCGAACAACCCCAACCacgatctccctgtctcctcctcagGCATGGACTGCCGCCGGGAGCCGGGGCCCTCCGTCCTCCCGTCCTACGTGTTCCGCCCGTCCGCCCGGACGCGCCGCCTCCGGCCCACGGCGGCCGAGCTCTGGTTCTACACGGGCCCTCCCGCAGCCAACGCCTCGGTCCCCTCGGCATCCCTGCTGACCCCGTCCCCGGCCGGCGACCCGGAGCCGGTCCTCACgtccccgggcccggccggccggGACTGGGCCGTGCTGCGCCTGGCCGCCCCGTCGCTCTCCCTCCTGAGCCgtccggtcctggtcctcctcctgcgCTGCCCGGCCTGCCCCTGCCCGTCGGGGCCGGACACGTGGCCCTTCCTCGCGGCCCACACCCGGGCCCGGGGACCCTCcgaggccgggccgggggagcGGGCCCGGAGGTCCCCTCACCCCCGCGGGCCTCCGGAGCGTCTGCAGCTGCGGCCGGAGGAGCCGGCCGGCCACCCCCGCTGCCGCCGGGCCTCCCTCAACATCTCCTTCGAGGAGCTGGGCTGGGACCGCTGGATCGTCCATCCGGCCAGTTTCCTCTTCCACTACTGCCAGGGCGACTGCGGGGCcgagccgggcccgggccccgctcccctgccccggcccccggggGTCCGGGCCTGCTGCGCCGCCCTGCCCGGCACCATGAGGCCCCTGAGGGTCCGCACCACCTCGGACGGCGGCGACTCCTTCCAGTACGAGACCGTCCCCAACGTGCTGGCCCAACACTGTGCCTGCCTCTAGGACCTTCTTCCCCGCTTGGCGCCGTGTAAGCGCTTCGCGGATGAGAgacgaagcagcggggctcggtggaaaccAGTTGccaacttccttcccttcccaagcgcttagtccagtgctctgcacacactaagcgctcaataaatacgattgataataataataatggcatttgttaagcgcttactatgagcaaagccctgttctaagcgctggggggatacaaggtgatcaggttgtcccacgggggggctcacagtcttaatccccattttacaggtgagggaactgaggctcggagaacttaagtgacctgcccgaggtcgcacagcggacgtgtggcggagccgggattcgaacccgtgacccctgactccaaagcccgggctctttccactgagccccgctgcttctctgaagatgcttctcttttagactgtgagcccactgttgggtagggactgtctctatgtgttgccaatttgtacttcccaagcgctcagtacagtgctctgcacatagtaagcgctcaataaatacgattgatgatgatgaagatgtcttcagtaaggctttgaagggagggtagAGTCATTGTCGGGTAGGAGGAGGGCGTTTTAGGCCGGAGCAGGACGCGGGctgggggttggcggtgagatagaagcgatcgagactgtgagcccgctgttgggtaggaaccgcctctatgtgttgccgacttgtacttcccaagcgcctagcacagtgctctgcacatagtgagcgctcaataaatacgattgattgattgatcaaaagcgttagaaggttggcattagcttTCCCAGAGTGCACCACAGCGGGAACCGACGGGCAACATTCACAAAGGGGTGCGTATCGTGCGCAATCGCATCACAACACCCAAGCAGGGGGTCCTAAAAtcaaatgggggggggggagcgggggcaAGGAATCAGCcctacaataattcattcattcaatcgtatttattgagcgcttactctgtgcagagcactgcactgagcgctcgggaagcacaagttggcaacatatagtgacggatgatgatgatgatggaaagagcccgggccttggagttggaggtcgGGGCTTccgattccggctccgccacccaagTAACTCATCGACGGCAGCATCcatcaagcgcttgctatgtgctgagcactgttccaagcgctggggagcctacaaggtcagcgggttgtcccgcgggggctcacagtcttcatctttccTTTGTCCGGGGCTCCGGGCTCCTCCGGGGGCGGCTGGAAAAAAggccaaaaaagaaaaagagttgCGTTTGGTTTCAGGAAGGCCCGCGGGTCTCCCGCATCCCTGtgtgactcctctgggcctcggttccctcatctgtaaaatggggatgaagactgtgagctccccccgccgtgggacaacctgatcaccttgtaaccagcgcttagaacagtgctttgcacatagttagagaagcagcgtggctcagtggaaagagcctgggcttgggagtccgaggtcatgggttcgaatcccggctccgccatttgtcagc is a window of Tachyglossus aculeatus isolate mTacAcu1 chromosome 1, mTacAcu1.pri, whole genome shotgun sequence DNA encoding:
- the INHA gene encoding inhibin alpha chain, encoding MAGPSAFLLLWAFGVALGCPGPQRDRELVLAKARTLLLDGLDVTVSAAGKDQARTPTRSRRHEPQRREGPGEDWSQVILFPAPGMDCRREPGPSVLPSYVFRPSARTRRLRPTAAELWFYTGPPAANASVPSASLLTPSPAGDPEPVLTSPGPAGRDWAVLRLAAPSLSLLSRPVLVLLLRCPACPCPSGPDTWPFLAAHTRARGPSEAGPGERARRSPHPRGPPERLQLRPEEPAGHPRCRRASLNISFEELGWDRWIVHPASFLFHYCQGDCGAEPGPGPAPLPRPPGVRACCAALPGTMRPLRVRTTSDGGDSFQYETVPNVLAQHCACL